In the Aquisalimonas asiatica genome, AGCGGCATGAGGCGGTCGAGCCGCTCGCGGCCGGTTTCCGTGAGCGCGCGGCAGTGGGACCCGGTGCGAAAAGCGGCGAGCCGCTGCAGACAGTCCGAGGGCTGCTCGAAGCCATTGGCCTGGAGCACCGCCTCGGCCTCGGCGCCGGTGACCACTTCCGACCAGACGTCGCCGATCTCGGGCTCATCGTGCGGGGTCATCTCGTGTTCGGCCTGGGGCGCAGCGAAGACCTGCTCGAAATGATCGTGCACATGGCGCCGCAGCTCCGTGAGCCGCGCGGCGAACGCGTCCCAGCGGTCAAACCCCATGGTATAGGCGAGGCGCTGCTGGTCCAGCGGGTCCTCGGGCAGCTCATGAACCTGTTTGTCCTGCATGGCCTGCAGGCGGTTCTCCGTGCGGCGAAGAAACTCGTAGCCTTCCAGCAGCTGCCGCACGGCAAACCCCGGCAGGGCGTTGTGCTGCCCCAGGTACTCCAGCACGCGGATGATGCTGCGCTCCTGCAGGCCGCGCTCGCGGCCGCCCCGGATGAGCTGGAACGCCTGCCCCACGAACTCCACCTCGCGGATGCCACCCGCACCGAGCTTGATGTTGTGCTCAAGCCCCCGGCGCTCCACCTCGCGGGCGATCATGGCCTTCATCTCGCGCAGGGACTCCAGCGCGCCGTAGTCGAGGTAGCGGCGGTAGACGAACGGCCGCAGCGCCTCCAGTAGCGCGCCGCCGGCCTTTTGGTCGCCGGCCACCACGCGCGCCTTGATCATGGCGTAGCGCTCCCACTCGCGGCCCTGGGCTTCGTAGTAGGTCTCCAGCTGGTCACTGTGCATCACCAGCGGCCCCGAGTCGCCGTAGGGGCGCAGGCGCATGTCCACCCGGAAAACGAAGCCGTCCACAAGGCGCGCATTCAGGCTGTTGATGAGCTTCTGGCCGAGGCGTGTGAAGAACTCCTGGTTATCCACGCTCTTGCGACCACCCTCGGTCTCACCCAGATCGGAGTAGCCGAAGATGAGGTCGATGTCGGAGGAGTAGTTGAGTTCGCGGCCGCCGAGCTTGCCCATGCCCAGCACATAGAATGTGACCGGCTCGCCGGCGGCGTTGCGGGGCTCGCCGAAACGCGCCTGCAACTGGTGCAGGTGCCAGTCCAGCGCGACCTGAATGCAGGCGTCGGCCAGGGCCGAGAGCTCGCGCAGGGTCTCGCCCAGGCTGGCCCAGCCGGCCAGATCGCGCCACGCGATGCGCACCATCTCGCGGCGGCGGTAGCGGCGCAGGGCGCTGTTCAGGGCATCCTCGTCGCTGCAGTCGGCCACGGTATCCGCGGCACGACTGGCCATCTCGCCCTCTTCGTAGGCGCCTTCGAGGTCGCCGGAGTGGGCCAGATCGTCGAGCAGCTCCGGTGCCCGGATACAGGACAGGGCCACGAACGGACTGCCGGCCCAGACGGTCGGCAGTGACTGGAGCGCCATGTCCGTGTGGGGCAGCTCGGCGACGTCCTGGTAATCGGAGATCCACTCGGTGACCTGCCCCCTAAGGCGCTCCGGCAGGCGGGACATGGCGCGGTCGATCAGGTCACTGGCGTGGCTCACGGGGCCTCCGGATCGTAATGAGGGGTTGGCGAAGCCGGCGGTGCAGGGCACCGCCGATCCGCTCATCCTACTGAGCCGGTCCGCCCGGGCGCCAGCGCCCACGCCCGCCATCGGGCACCATGCGGCCAAAATAGAGCAGGCCGAAGATGATCCAGCCCACGGTGACCACGGCGGTGCCGATCAACACCGCCACCGGCCCGAACTGATAAATCAGCGGCACCGATGCGGCCGTGAACAGCCCACCACCGACGATGGGCTCGAACAGCATCTGCTTGTAGCCAAAGCTCTCCAGCGCCCCGGACTCGTTGCGCGGGTCGGCCATGCGCATCAGCAGCACGCCGGTCACGGTCACGCCCATGGACTGCCCGAAATCACCCACACCGCGTTCGAACCAGTTATAAGGGATGACCCGCGGCGCCAGCACCATGAGCACCAGCAGCGACCAGGCGATACCGGTTGCCGCCAGCAGCAGGAAGGGCACCAGATGCTCGCCCAGAGCCTGGAGTGACAGCGTCGCCAGGGCGGCAACGATGGTGAAATCCAGGGCAAAACCGGAGATGCGCTGCATGGTGCGCCCGGAGACGTGCTCCTCGTAGCCCAGGCGCATCACCACCAACTGGATGAACACGCCACCGACCATGGCCATGGGAAACAATGGCACGTGGGCAAGGATCTCGACACCACCATCGCGCGCCCAGGTCGCGCTCTCAAGCGCCTGCAGGGCCGTCAGCAGGGCCCACCCCGCCAGCACCGCCAGGCCCACGAGGCCAAGGTGCACGCTGAGCGGGTCGGTGGTGCTGCGCTCGTGGCGGTAATCCTTCTCCAGCTCGGCCTGTTCCTCGACCGAGGGGCGGGCTGCGTCGTCGCTGCCAGACTCCGGGCTGACGATGCCGCGCCGGGCGGCGATGTTGATGAGAATCGTGCCGCCGATCACGCCGGCGAGCAGGCCCACGGTTGCTAGACCCAGGGCCAGGTCAGCCCCCTCGGGGAAGCCGAGATCCTCGAACGTGCCTGCCATACCGGCCGCCGTGCCGTGGCCACCCTCGAAACCGATCTCGATCAGGGCGCCGGCCATGGGGCTCAGCCCGAACACCGGGGTGAGCACCAGTAGCGCCAGTAGAATGCCGACCACGTACTGGCCCCAGGCCATGGTCTGCCCCACCACCACCTGCGGCCCGGCACGCAACCAGATGGCACGGAGGCCCGGAATGGGTTTGCCCAGGAACAGCGCGGCGAAGACCACGCTGATCAGCAGCCCCGGCAGCGCGGACCAGGTGTCGTAGACGTAGCCGGGAAACAGGCCGGCGCCATCCTCGAACACGTGGCCGAACAGGGCGCCAAAGACCTCCGGCCCCGCCAGCAACGCCACCACGCCGGCGAGCAGTGAGCTGGGCAGGAACAGGCGTCGCGCCCAGAGCATCCGTGTTCTGAGAACGGAACAGGCCAGCACCAGCAGCCCGATCCACATCAACCCGACAAGTACCTGCCCGACTGTCAGCATCAATCATCCCCCCGGATTGCCTGGCGGCCAGTATGGCCCGGAACCGCTCAGGATTTCGAGGGCGGGACTACCTCCCTGCACCGACGCGGACGATCTCCGCAAGCAGTGCCAGCCGCTCCTGGGGGTCGGTATCCATCGCCGCAACGGCTTCAGCCGCACGTCGCTGGTTCCCGCTTTCCGCGTAGAGCCGGGCCGCCACGGCGGCATCACCCCGCTCCAGGGCGTGGTCCGCGACCATGCTGCTCACGGGCGGCACCGCAAGTGCGCGCGTGGACGCGACACGGTCCATGAACCGGCTGAGGGCGCTCCCTTCCCAGGGCATCGGCGCGTATACATCCATGTTGACCTGATTCAGTAGCGCGGAGAATTCCAGGACAACGGGCATGCCTGGCTCAGCCAGAATCACTCTTTCCACCCAGTCCCGCAGTTCGTAGTCATCCTCCTGGTCAGCCGCAGCAATAAACCGCCCCGTAACCTCCCCGCCCACCACGGGGAGGGCCAACTCGGCGAACGACACGACATCCCGCTGCAACTCCGAATGGTTCCGCAGCCTGCTCGCAGCGACCTCCCAGTCGCCCTGGAGTAGCGGTTTGGCGACGGTCCACTCCTCGCCATGCACCCACCACCCGGGGGCGCGCCCGCCGGCCAGCCCCCACCCGGACTCATCCGGGATGTGCTGTTTCGCCTCAGAGCGCACGTAACTCGCCCCTTCGGCCAGCGCCTGCCGCAGTATGCCGGCGGCAAGCACTTCCTGGCGGTCGTCTTCGACCTGCTTCATCGACACCACTGCGTTACCAAGCTGCCCGCTTTTAGCCTGGACTACGCCGAGCTGGAAATACGCCTCGTCCAGCTGGTGCTGACTCCAGCCCTGTTCGTGCTCGAAGATAATGTCGTCCATCAGCGCAATCGCGGGCGATTGCGCCAGCGCCAAACCGGGACTTGCCATCAGCACCACCGTCGCGCCGATCTTCGACACGGCGGCAACGGCACCCCGCATGCATCCATCAATCCGCATTTCCACCGACCTCCTTGTCATGCACCTTCATCACGGCTGTCTTGAGTGCGAGCCGTGAGGACAGCATCGGGATCTCGTCGGCGCTATCCCAAAGCCGACCTGCTTCGCCCGCCCGAACCGCGCCGTGGGCGAGCGCGCTGTTCATGAGGTTGACCATCCGCGATTGCCCCATCTCGTTGATACGGGCGACCTCCGCGTCTCTCCCTTCGCCGTCAACGGCGAACGCAGCCCCCACGCCCCGGTACCGCAATTCGGGGCTCGCCTCCAGGCGCGCCTCGACGAAGTCCCGCACCACCTCCTGTTGCGCCCCATACCGGTAGCTTTCCGGACTCGCTAGCCGATAGAGGAAGGAGCGCACGAAGATCGAATCCTCGTCGCCGAGATGCGCAACAAGGTCTTTCAGAACCCCTAATTCATCACTGCCGCCAAACATGGGCAGACCAAGATCGGGACGGTGACCGCTGATCACTTGCCCAAGCAAGGCTTCGGCAATCGACCGGTTCGATAGCCGCACCCGCTCCTCCGTCTGGCCGGCCATGAACCGGGCCAGATCCAGCTGAACCTCCTCCAACTCTCTGGCGGGGACACCGACCACTTCGGCTTCGGTGATGAGCTGCTCAGCTCCGGCCACGTCACCGTGCGCGGCATGCTGGATTGCCGCGTCCAGCAAGTACCCGGCACCGAGGTCGGCGGGCTCGACACCCGAGCCCTCCAGGCCATCGGGCCCGCCGTGATAGAGGAGCAGCCGCGCTTGTGCAGCACCTGCCTCCTGTGCGGGGTCGCCGATACCCTCGGCCTCCTGGAAGCGCTCCTCGGCAAGGTCGACCAGCGCCTGTGCCGCATCACTCCCCGGTGCTGCGTAAGCGGCCACATCGGCGGTCGCGCGAAGGGCAGTGACGGGGTCGTCCAGTTGTTCCAGGACGTCCATCGCGCGCTCGACACCATGATGATGCGCGGTTGCCGTGGCCTTGACTCGGACTCCGTAATCCCGCACGGCCTCGGCATCTTCAGGGATGGCTTCGAGGATCCCGTCAATGGCATCCATCTGATCCGCCGCGGCATACAGGGCGAACGCTTCCTGCAGGCGCTCCTTACCGAACGCCTTGGCGCCATGTTCGATCCGGTCCGCATCGACCAGGTAGCCAATGCCGATAATCCGCTGGGCCTCCGCATCGCGCGCGAGTCGCGGATCCTCGACAAGCCAGTGGAGGGGGCCTCGGTCGATTGCGGTGCTCCCGCTCCCGGTCTGCGGGCGAAACCCATGCGCCACAATGAACGTGGCGGCAGATTCTGCTCCTTCGATATCCAGCAGCGCATTCACCACCAGCTCGGCAAACGTATCGGCGTTCTGACTGTCCCAGTCGTCGCGAATACCTGCCGCTGCGGCATCGGGGTCCTCCAGGGCATGCCTGACATACTCACTGAGCGAGACGTCCATCCACCACTCGGACAACGACCGAATGAGGTGGCGGGAGTCGTGTTCCGGAAACTCCGAGTCGTCCGGAAGCAGGTTCCGGGCGGACCGGACCGCATCCCAGTCGCCATCCGCTGCAGCCAGTGGTGCAATCCTGTCCAGTGCGACCACCCGGAGGTCACCCCGCAACCCGGTCACACGCTCGATCGCGGCATCATGGCGGCCAGCAACTGCTTCCGCCAGGGCCAGAGAGCTGGCCGCCAGCTGACGCTCACGCTGGGTCACCTCGTCTTTCTCGGCCTCATACACGGCTTCCATGTCCGCGATCAGACAACCGTAATCGCCCTGATCAAGACACGACTGACTCCGCGAGTCATCACCTCCGCACGCCGACAACCCCGCCGCCGCTCCAAGCAAGACAATCACCACTGCAGCAGCCCTGCAGCGGTATAAGGCCATGTACGTCATAACAGCTCTCCCTGCTGTATCAGTGTGCAGTCAACCCGATTGAGACCGCCGTCGGTCTCACTGGCGCGTCGCGGTAACCGTCACTGTTTCCCTTGGGAAAACGAACGACAGGATACGCACGCTGTCGATGCGCCCGTCGGGGTCGAAGACGTGGAGCCCCTTAACCCCCCGCTCCATGTCCTCTGCGGTGACGAACCCCTGCGATAGCGCCCCGTCATCCGTCCAGTCAACGGCATAAGTGTCGGAATCGCGCATCCTGACGTCCTGCAACATGTCGGCGGGCCCCCGGCGTACGTCCCAGTAACGCAGTGGTTCGCCCTCATCATCCAGGGGGATGAGGTCCCATCCGCTGGCGGTCACGCCGCTGGTGGTGTCGTCGATATGCACGCGGGCGAACGCGTTGTCCAGTTCCTTGACGGCGACCGAAGTGCCCTGGATCTCCAGTGTCCCGGGCTCGCTCTGCTCCACGCGCTCCACCCCGGCGGCCGACGCCGGCACCAGCAGATCCAGCTCGACCGATGCGGCGGCCTCGTGCCACTGCGGGTCACCTGACACCAGCGTCCACTCTTCCTCGGGTACACGTCCATCATCGAGGAAGTAGGCGATGGCGTCACCTTCGAACAGAGGCCACAGGGGCTGTCCGGACACATCAAGTTCGGCGATGACGGAGCCATCGTCGGACAATGCGCGCGCGCCGGTCACCTCGACCAGCCAGAAGAGCATCGTTGCCGTCCGCGATGCGTCGCCCATGGCAGACGCGGACCCCTCGACCCGCCAGCTTTCGGCATCACCCTCGGATGGTGACCAGCGCAGGGCCTCCGCCAAGTCCCGGATACCGTTCTGTACTTCCTCGAACTTGCCCCGGTCAGTTACTTCCTCAACCCACTCCTCTATATGGTCGGCGGACGGCGAGAAACGACCGCCGACGTAGTCGGACACCGCTGCGAACAGGGACGGGTTGGTCATGAACGTATCGGGGCGATAGTCCTCCTGCCGGGCGACCAGCAACGTCGACAGTACTGCCGACTGCCCCCGCTCGGAATGAACGCCGTGGTAGAAGAGGCGCGTCAGGAGAGGCCAGCCGGTGTCGCGATCCAGCGTCATGGTCCCGACGAAAGCGGCGAATGGTTCCGGGGCCGAGAAATCGGCCACGGACCGCACTCGAACGTCGACTGTGTCGTCTTTGACGTTCACCACTTCGAATTGCGCCAGCTGGTCATCGGAACCAAAGCGCTCGGCCCACTGTGCACCCGTCTGCAGCCCGTCGGCCGGCAGGCTCAATGGCTGCATGCCTTCGACGCGGAGCAGGCCGCTGGATACCTCGCTCCACCGGGAACCCAGCTCGTCCCTGAGCGCGTCCTCTACGTCGCTGTCTGGGAACTCGACCCGCTCGGCAGTGTAGTCCGCGTCCATGTACAGCCTGACACCGGACTGCATCAGGTCGTGCAGCAAGGTTTCCCGGTCGTTACTCGGCGACTCGGTCGTGTCCAGCACGACGGCGCCGTCCTCCTCCAGGCGCATCTCCGGGATACGGACGTCCATGGCGTAGCCGTCGTCTGCATCCACCATTTCAACGGCTGCGACGCTGTTCATGGCGGAGTCCAACGAGCGCCCCCTTGCGTCCACGTGCGTCACCACCTCCATGTGGTAGCGCTGCCGGTCGCCGACGCCGGGGAACGGCAGGGCAGGCTCGGCCGCCACCTGCGGTTTACCCTCGACTACGGCGTCATCCGCGCCACCATGCTGATACAGCAGACCGGCAGCACTGCCAACCAGTACCACACCACCAATGCCAAATAGCGTTGCCTTCCATCCCATGGGCTGTTACTCCGATAGTGTTTGTCGTCGGTACGGCCGGATCACCCCGCATGCGGCGCGGAAGAGTGCTGCAGCCGCTCTTCCGGCTCACGCCCCGCGAGGCGGTGCTTCAGGTCATCCACCGCCTCCTCGAGGGCACCCCTGGCTGCGGCCCGGTCCTGCTGGGCCGCAGCCTGGCGCTGGTCAATGTCCTCGATGGTGTCACCAATGCGCGTGAGGAACTCCACCACCTTGTCGGCGGATGCGATGCCTTCCCGTACCTGTTCGTCCACCATCCGCTGATTGGTGTCCAGGCGCTCCGCGACCTCGCCCATCATCTCTTCCGTCGTGTTGCGGGTGGCTTCCAGTGACTGCAGCCGCTCCTGCTGACGCACCTGTTCCGCCACCAGCGCCAGCTGCTGCTTCATGACGGGCACGGCCTGGGTCAGGGCCATGTCCAGCTCCTCCGTGACGATGATCTCGCTGTGCAGCGTCTGCTGAATGGTGGGGATCATGCCGGCGGCGATGGCGCGGCTCTTCTCCAGGTTGGTCAGACGGCGGTCGAAGACGTCGGCACGCTGCTCGAGCTGGCGCAGCTCGGCGGCCTCGACGGAGTCACTGCCGGTGGCGATGTCGTCGCGCAGCTGCCCCAGGCGCTGGCGTTCGGCGTCCAGAATTTCGCGACCGGCAACGATGGCTGCCGCCATGCGCTTGAAGTTCTGCAACGCCTCCTGGCGCAAGGCACGGAGGTTCTCGATGGTGACCATGCTGCCGCGCTTGTCACGCTCCAGGGTGGCAATGACCTGGTCGATCTGGCCGCTGACCGTGGACCACTGGGCGGAGAACTTCTCCAGGGCCTTGCGGCCGTTGAAAAACAGCCGCCCGAAGAACCCGGACGGCTCCAGGTCCCTCCCGAGGCGGGCCGTTACGAGGCGTAGCTCGGTCAGGTGGTCATGCACGCTACCGAGATCGGCGGACCGGACCCCCTCGACGATGACATCCGCGAACTCGGACACGCCCGAAGCTTCCGCCGCGGCGAACCGCTCGGGGGCATCCCAGCAGAACCCCTCCTTGATCTCGTTGATGCGGCCCTGCTGCTCCTCGCGTGCGGCCTGCAGGTCGAACGCCTGCGCGGCGTCACCAAGGAACTGGTCCACCTCCTGGCGTGCAGCGTGATCCTTGTTTCGCTCCAGTTCGACAACGGGTAACGTCATGATTGGCCTCTCCCTGTTCTAAGCTGCTGCTCCAGCACCCGCATCCGCACCTGCGCGGCACGCTCGTCCGCGTCAGGCTCGCCCTCCTGCTCGAGCTCGGCCGCGACTGTC is a window encoding:
- the glnE gene encoding bifunctional [glutamate--ammonia ligase]-adenylyl-L-tyrosine phosphorylase/[glutamate--ammonia-ligase] adenylyltransferase, which gives rise to MSRLPERLRGQVTEWISDYQDVAELPHTDMALQSLPTVWAGSPFVALSCIRAPELLDDLAHSGDLEGAYEEGEMASRAADTVADCSDEDALNSALRRYRRREMVRIAWRDLAGWASLGETLRELSALADACIQVALDWHLHQLQARFGEPRNAAGEPVTFYVLGMGKLGGRELNYSSDIDLIFGYSDLGETEGGRKSVDNQEFFTRLGQKLINSLNARLVDGFVFRVDMRLRPYGDSGPLVMHSDQLETYYEAQGREWERYAMIKARVVAGDQKAGGALLEALRPFVYRRYLDYGALESLREMKAMIAREVERRGLEHNIKLGAGGIREVEFVGQAFQLIRGGRERGLQERSIIRVLEYLGQHNALPGFAVRQLLEGYEFLRRTENRLQAMQDKQVHELPEDPLDQQRLAYTMGFDRWDAFAARLTELRRHVHDHFEQVFAAPQAEHEMTPHDEPEIGDVWSEVVTGAEAEAVLQANGFEQPSDCLQRLAAFRTGSHCRALTETGRERLDRLMPLLIGATAAAERPDATLTRLLDLLEAIVRRTSYLALLVEHPMALSQLVKLCSASPWIARHVSRHPMLLDELLDPRTLYAPLKRKALAEELRERLDAYPGDDLEQRMEVLRQFKQANALRVAASDLAGVTPLMVVSDHLVDIAEVVLGEVLDLAWSHLEARHGRPTCRVDGETVDAGFAIIAYGKLGGLELGYGSDLDVVFIHDSRGEEQVTDGDRQVDNNVFFMRLAQRIIHILGATMAGGVLYEVDTRLRPSGRSGLLATSLDAFAEYQREQAWTWEHQALVRARYVAGSVALGEQFTELRTEILRRPRDRDQLRVEVRDMRERMREQKGSKRPDEFSIKQDRGGIADIEFMVQYGVLSGAVDAPRLLRYTDNIRLLGELRDAGWIGRDEAELLVDAYRTYRSRVHQLTLQEEPAIVPAETFREMSGQVADVWHRLMDD
- a CDS encoding sodium/glutamate symporter, yielding MLTVGQVLVGLMWIGLLVLACSVLRTRMLWARRLFLPSSLLAGVVALLAGPEVFGALFGHVFEDGAGLFPGYVYDTWSALPGLLISVVFAALFLGKPIPGLRAIWLRAGPQVVVGQTMAWGQYVVGILLALLVLTPVFGLSPMAGALIEIGFEGGHGTAAGMAGTFEDLGFPEGADLALGLATVGLLAGVIGGTILINIAARRGIVSPESGSDDAARPSVEEQAELEKDYRHERSTTDPLSVHLGLVGLAVLAGWALLTALQALESATWARDGGVEILAHVPLFPMAMVGGVFIQLVVMRLGYEEHVSGRTMQRISGFALDFTIVAALATLSLQALGEHLVPFLLLAATGIAWSLLVLMVLAPRVIPYNWFERGVGDFGQSMGVTVTGVLLMRMADPRNESGALESFGYKQMLFEPIVGGGLFTAASVPLIYQFGPVAVLIGTAVVTVGWIIFGLLYFGRMVPDGGRGRWRPGGPAQ
- a CDS encoding toxic anion resistance protein, which encodes MTLPVVELERNKDHAARQEVDQFLGDAAQAFDLQAAREEQQGRINEIKEGFCWDAPERFAAAEASGVSEFADVIVEGVRSADLGSVHDHLTELRLVTARLGRDLEPSGFFGRLFFNGRKALEKFSAQWSTVSGQIDQVIATLERDKRGSMVTIENLRALRQEALQNFKRMAAAIVAGREILDAERQRLGQLRDDIATGSDSVEAAELRQLEQRADVFDRRLTNLEKSRAIAAGMIPTIQQTLHSEIIVTEELDMALTQAVPVMKQQLALVAEQVRQQERLQSLEATRNTTEEMMGEVAERLDTNQRMVDEQVREGIASADKVVEFLTRIGDTIEDIDQRQAAAQQDRAAARGALEEAVDDLKHRLAGREPEERLQHSSAPHAG